From the genome of Streptomyces spinoverrucosus:
CCGGACCCCCCAACAGTCGTCCGGATCGCGCCGGCTGCCGTGCGGAACGTGACCTGATCCCAGCTACGCCGGATGCAATCGGCAGGCTGACCTCCCGCGCCCGGCTCCCCGTTCCCGGCCCCCGGCCCCCGCCCCGCAACGGTTCATCGACCACGCGCTGAGCCGGGCGCCCGAAGCCGGTGGCGCGGTCGCAAGCCGCCACCGACAAGTGGTCCCCCGTCAGTCCTTGGCCTCGGTGCGCTCCCCTCACTGCTCCCGCATGCCCCAAGGAGACCCGTACTCAGTGAGCAGGTCCAGGAAGGGGCGGGCCGGGAAGGCCTCCGGGCCCAGCACGCCCTTGCCGGTCCAGTTGCCCGACGCCAGGAGTTCCAGGGCGATGACGGGGTTGATCGCGGTCTGCCACACCACGGCCTGGCAGCCGTACTCCGCCATGGACCACTGGTTGTCGACGACGTGGTACAGGTACACCTCGCGCCGCTTCCCGTCCTTGAGGCCGCGCACCAGGGTGCCGGCGCAGGTCTTGCCCCGCATGCGTTCGCCCAGTGTGGCGGGGTCGGGGAGGCATGCTGCGACGACGTCACGGGGCGAGACGGCGACCGTGCCGTCGGGGCCGGGTACGGTGACGGGTTCCGTGCGGTCGAGTCCCAGCAGATGCAGGGTCTTCAGGGTGTCGATGAATTCGGTGCCCAGGCCGTACTTGAAGGTGACCCGCCGCGCGTCGATCCACCGTGGCACGAGCAGGACCTCCTCGTGCTCGACGTTCACGCACTCGACCGGGCCGATGCCCTCGGGGAAGTCGAAGACCTCGGGTTCGCTGAAGGGCGCGGTGGTGAACCAGCCGCGCTCCGCCTCGTAGATCACCGGCGGGTTGAGGCATTCTTCGATCGTCGTCCAGATGCTGAAGGACGGCGCGAAGGCGAGGCCGTCGACGGTGAGATCGGCTCCGTCGCGAATGCCGATCTCGTCGATCCGGTCGAAGAGTTCGTCGGCCGCGTGGCGGGCGAAGACGTCGGACAGGCCCGGTTCCACGCCCATGCCGACCAGCGCCAGGGCGCCGCTCTCCTCCCACTGGGCCGCCTGCGCGAACTGCGCGTCGCCGAGCTTCACCCCGCACTCCTCGTACGGGCGCTCGGGATGCGGCCGGGACAGCGACATGGCCATGTCCAGGTACGTGACGCCCGCGGTGCGCGCCGCCTGGAACAGGGGCATCACGAAGCGCGGGTCGGTGGCGTTGAGCAGGACGTCGCACGAGTGGCGACGCAGCAGTGACGCGACCGCCTGCTCGTCTCCGGCATCCACCTGCTCCGCCCGGAAGCGGTCGCCGCGGTCCCCCAGGGACGCGACGGCCGCCTCGGCCCGTGCCGGGTCGTAGTCGGCCACGATCATGGTGTCGAGGAACGGCCGGCGGGCCGCGATCCGGGTGATCGCCGTGCCCACGCCACCGGCTCCCACGAGAAGTACGCGCATGGTCGGTATCGCCTCTCAGTTGTGTGTCGATCGGAGTTGAGCGGGACCTGAACGGAATCAAAGGCGTCCCGCTCGTTTAAGGTCAATCGCGTTGGCATAAGACGCGCCCGCGTTTGAGGAGCCTGAAGTTGCCGAAGCCCGTCGTCCCCGAGGAACTCCGGCGGCGCCGCCGCCCCACCAGGAGCGGCACCGTCCTGTCCGAGGAACTGTTCGTCGAGGCGGCCCTGCGTCTGCTGCGGGAGCACGGCAGCGCAGGGCTCACCGCCCGTCGCCTGGGCCTGGTCCTCGACTGCGACCCCAGCACGCTGTACCGCTACTTCCGGGGAATGGACGATCTGATCCTCGCCATCGGCGACCGACTCATCGGGCAGGCGCTGGACGGCTGGCAGCCCACGGGGAAGTGGCGGCCGGATCTGTACGACGTGGGCCTGCGCATCCACGCCGCGTACGTCGCCCATCCTCAGGCGGCCCAGCTGACCGCGAGCCGTGTCTCGGGGCGGGCCAACGAGCTGGCCGCCGACGAGGCGGTCCTTGACGTCCTCCGCACGGCGGGCTTCCCCATGCCGGACACCGTGCGCATCTACCACGCGTTCATCGACCAGACGCTGGCCTTCGCCGCCCTCGACGCCGCGTCGCTGGCCCTGCCGAAGCAGTCGTTGCGCGCGGACGAGGACATGTGGCGTTCGACGTACGCGACACTGCCCGCCAGCGCGTACCCCCGTATCGCCGAGGCGGCGCCCCTCCTTGCCTCCCGCATGATCACCAGTGCGTTCCCGACCGCCCTGCGGATGCTCCTGGACGGCGTGGCCACTCAGCGGGAGCGGCTGCGAGGCAGGGACGGCCGGTGAGCGGCCGTCGCCGAGTCCGTTCTGTCGGCCTGCCACCACGGTCGCCGGGCTCGTCGGTCCCGCGGTGAGCGTCTCCGCGGAGCTGCGTCGACTCCGCGCCGGGCGGGCCGATTGAGGGATTGGTGCTCGCCGGGCATGGGCAGGCAGCACGGCAGAACGTGACATGAACACGCCCACCTTCCCCCACAGGAGGCCGACCTTGCACGCACGCACGTTCGTCCCCATCCTCACCGCAGCCTTAGCAGCGGCCCTGATGACCGCCGGTCAGGCGCACGCCGCGCCGACGGACGCCGATGCGTCGGCCCTCGCGGCCCGCGTCGTCACGTACGACGCCAGTGCGTCGGCGGAGTTCAGGGCCGCCGTCGACCGGGGTGCGGCTGTCTGGAACGAGAGCGTGGACAGTGTCGAGCTGCGCCCCGCCGCGGCCGGACAGCGCGCCAACATCAGGATCCTGGCCGACAACGGCTGGCCCCGGGCCGTGACCACCTCGCTCGGCAACGGAACCGTCTACATGGGTCGGCAGGCCGTCGACCAGGGCTATGACACGGTCCGGATATCGGCGCACGAACTCGGCCACATCCTGGGCCTGCCCGACCGCAAGCCCGGCCCCTGCACCAGCCTCATGTCCGGTTCCAGCGCGGGCGTGTCGTGCACCAACCCGTATCCCGACGCGGCCGAGAGGGCGGAGGTCGAGGACAACTTCGGTCTCGCACTCGCGCATCCGGCAGGCGTCGTGGGCGATGTGGTGGTCGACTGACACACCGAGGTGCGGGGCGGGTCGGCCGTCCCCGCGCACTTCGCCGAATGAGCTGGCACAACGCATCGGTGGAGGCGGGATCCTGAAGTTCTGAAGCGTTCTCTTTGAGAAGCCCTCAGTCGGTCCCGCGCTCCATGACGCGGCGGGCGGCCTCGGCTTCCGCCGCCGGAGGCGACAACTCGTCCAGGGTGTCGAGCTCGTCGTCCGCTTCGAGCTCCCGCTCCCAGGCGGCCGCGAGGCGTTCCTGTTCCTCGCGAGGCCTGGCCCTGACAGCCTCCCGGTGATCCGGGTCCAGAGCCATCAGGAATCGTCCGACCGAATCTGCCGGCATGCCGTGCTCCTTGTCGCTGGACTGAGTGCCGCCGCTCCTGGCCAGCATGGGCAACCAAGCCCGCGCCGGACGCCCGACACGGCCTGCGACCACCCTGATGGCCCTCCGTTCCTGGCTTCGCTCACACGGAGTTGGATCGGCCCGCGGCCGTACGCCGCGCTGCTAGCCGGTCGCGACCGCGAAGATGTGCATCGCCCCGCCCTCCGCCTTCTCCGGGAGGGTGACGCTGACGAGTCGCTTGCCGCTGGGGAGGGTGATCGGTGCGGTGGCGAAGACGTGGGTGTCGACCTCGTCCCTGCCGTCGGCTCCGATGCGGTAGGCCGTGGTGACGGCGACCGTGTTGTCGTGTTCGGGCTGCTGCCTGCCGCCTCCGAGGGTCCAGTCGCTGAAACCGATCCGCTCCTTCTGGACGGTTCCGTCGGAGAAAGTAAGGGTCAGCGTGCCGGTGGCGGAGCCGTTGCTCGCGGCGCCGAGGAGGCTGAGCCGGGTGCCGCTGCCCTGGTTGACGTTGAGGGTCTGGCGGGGACTTCCGGCGACGATGTTGTCCAGGTCGCCGGGGCCGACGTCGGGCCAGGTGAAGGTGAAGTCGCCGGCTGTGACCTTGCCGCCCGGTCTGACCCCCGCGTCCGCCAGCGCCTTGGCGGAGTAACTGACGCCGCCGCCGTCGAAGTCGCCGGTCGGGTTGGCGACGTCCGGCGAGATTCCGTTGTTGTTGAGGTTCCACAGCACGCTGCCCGGGTTGCCGGCGACGACGTCGAGCACCGTCCTGGGCAACGCGGTGCCGTCCTGGCCGGTGAGGGTGAGCGGTACTGAGGTGAAGCCCTCCGTCGTACCCGCGGCCGCCGCCAGTCGGACGCTCGCCGTGCCCGTACCGCGTGGCGGGACGGTGATGTCGCCCTCGACCGGGGTGACGGTGACGCCGTCCGGCGGGACCGCCTTCCAGTGCACGGTGGTACCGGTGTCCTTCAGGGACCGCACGGTGACCTTGGCGCGCTGGGCGTCGCCACCCGGCCGGAGTTTCACGTGTCCGGGGCCGGTGCTGGTGAAGTACGAGGTCTCGCCGGCGCGGAAGGACGGCGGGGCGTCCTCCGGTGCCGCGCCCCAGGTCCTGTCGGGTGTGTCCCCGAGCGTGTAGTCGAGGGTGCCGCCGTCCCGGACGAAGGATTCCGGGAGCCAAGCCCTGGAGGATGGGGTGCCGTTGACCTTCAAGGCGTGCACATAGCGCGTGTCCGTGTCCGCCCCGGGTGCCTTGATCGTTATTGACCGGCCGCCGTCGCGGTGCACGGTGACAGCCGGGAAAAGGGGGCTGGCCAGCACCAGTTCGGCGCGGCCGGGCACCTGCGGGTACATGCCGAGCGCCGACCAGACGTACCAGGACGACATGGTGCCCAGGTCGTCGTTGCCCGCCTCGCCGTCGGGGCCGGGACCGTACAGGGTGTTGACGGCGCGGCGGACCACGTCCTGGGTGCGATAGGGGGCGCCCGCGTAGACGTAGGTCCAGGGGGAGTTCAGGGACGGCTGGTTGCCGAGGAAGGCATGTGGCTTGTGCGGCCCGGCGTTGAGCTCGGTGAAGAACTCGTCGAGGCGGGCGACAGTCCTGTCGCTGCCGCCCATCGCCGTGAACAGCCCGGCGAGGTCGTACGGCACCATCCAGTGGTACTGGGCGCCGTTGCCCTCGACATATCGACTGGCATCGGCCGGGTCGAAAGGCGTGACGAAGGAGCGGTCGCGGTTGCGGGGCTGGAGCCAGGAGTTGGCGGGGTTGAACAGGTTCTGCCAGTTCTGCGCCCGCTTCATGAACCTCGCCCGGGTCCTGGTGTCGCCGAGCCGTCCGGCCAGTTGCGCGATGCCGAAGTCGGCGGTGGTGTACTCCAGGGTGGTCGACACGTCGCCGGGTACGTAGCCGAGCGACTGGTAGTCGGCGAGACCGGGCCGCTCGACGTAACGGGCGCTGGACTTCTGGAGGGTGGTGGCACCCTTGACCATGGAAGCCAGGGCTGCCTTGGCAGGGAAGTCGGTGGCCCCGAAGGCGTACATGCTTGCGAGGATCGAGTGGTACGGGTCGCCGTTCATGACGCCCGCGAAGTCGTTGTTGACCGACCACCGGTCCCACACGTCACCGGCCTGGTGGGCCTGGTTGTACATGGAGCGGGCGATGTCCGACGCCACGTCCGGCGCCAGCAGCGCGAGCAGCTGCACCTGGGAGCGGTAGATGTCCCAGCCGGAGAAGTTGGCGTACTGGTGGTGGCCGTGGGCGACCTTGTGGATCCTGCCGTCGAAGCCGATGTACTCGCCGTTCACGTCGTCGAAGACGTTGGGCTGGAGGAGCGAGTGGTAGAGGGCCGTGTAGAACGTGGTCCGCTGGGCGTCGGTGCCGCCGCTGACCTCGATCTGGCGGAG
Proteins encoded in this window:
- a CDS encoding TetR/AcrR family transcriptional regulator, which gives rise to MPKPVVPEELRRRRRPTRSGTVLSEELFVEAALRLLREHGSAGLTARRLGLVLDCDPSTLYRYFRGMDDLILAIGDRLIGQALDGWQPTGKWRPDLYDVGLRIHAAYVAHPQAAQLTASRVSGRANELAADEAVLDVLRTAGFPMPDTVRIYHAFIDQTLAFAALDAASLALPKQSLRADEDMWRSTYATLPASAYPRIAEAAPLLASRMITSAFPTALRMLLDGVATQRERLRGRDGR
- a CDS encoding GH92 family glycosyl hydrolase; protein product: MIPDGGTSPPQDLTQYVNPFIGTRPASKHGAGNTFPGADAPFGMVQWSPDTHRSQPGGYAHTDDKIRGFSLTHLSGAGCDGAQDLPFMPYAGTVTTSPATEPDTYLDGFSHDAESARPGYYGVELASGTKVELTATQRSGAGRFTYPSGSTASLLINVSGSIGGASDAQVTIDEDRRTITGYVASGHFCRSDNRYRVYFSATFDQPFATVGTWHNDIVTPGGKGDRKRHEKVSVSGTGSGAYVTFDNARSRPVGVKVGLSYVSIAGAAENAKKEQGPASFDAIAEETRMKWNSRLRQIEVSGGTDAQRTTFYTALYHSLLQPNVFDDVNGEYIGFDGRIHKVAHGHHQYANFSGWDIYRSQVQLLALLAPDVASDIARSMYNQAHQAGDVWDRWSVNNDFAGVMNGDPYHSILASMYAFGATDFPAKAALASMVKGATTLQKSSARYVERPGLADYQSLGYVPGDVSTTLEYTTADFGIAQLAGRLGDTRTRARFMKRAQNWQNLFNPANSWLQPRNRDRSFVTPFDPADASRYVEGNGAQYHWMVPYDLAGLFTAMGGSDRTVARLDEFFTELNAGPHKPHAFLGNQPSLNSPWTYVYAGAPYRTQDVVRRAVNTLYGPGPDGEAGNDDLGTMSSWYVWSALGMYPQVPGRAELVLASPLFPAVTVHRDGGRSITIKAPGADTDTRYVHALKVNGTPSSRAWLPESFVRDGGTLDYTLGDTPDRTWGAAPEDAPPSFRAGETSYFTSTGPGHVKLRPGGDAQRAKVTVRSLKDTGTTVHWKAVPPDGVTVTPVEGDITVPPRGTGTASVRLAAAAGTTEGFTSVPLTLTGQDGTALPRTVLDVVAGNPGSVLWNLNNNGISPDVANPTGDFDGGGVSYSAKALADAGVRPGGKVTAGDFTFTWPDVGPGDLDNIVAGSPRQTLNVNQGSGTRLSLLGAASNGSATGTLTLTFSDGTVQKERIGFSDWTLGGGRQQPEHDNTVAVTTAYRIGADGRDEVDTHVFATAPITLPSGKRLVSVTLPEKAEGGAMHIFAVATG
- a CDS encoding snapalysin family zinc-dependent metalloprotease, giving the protein MTAGQAHAAPTDADASALAARVVTYDASASAEFRAAVDRGAAVWNESVDSVELRPAAAGQRANIRILADNGWPRAVTTSLGNGTVYMGRQAVDQGYDTVRISAHELGHILGLPDRKPGPCTSLMSGSSAGVSCTNPYPDAAERAEVEDNFGLALAHPAGVVGDVVVD
- a CDS encoding saccharopine dehydrogenase family protein, whose protein sequence is MRVLLVGAGGVGTAITRIAARRPFLDTMIVADYDPARAEAAVASLGDRGDRFRAEQVDAGDEQAVASLLRRHSCDVLLNATDPRFVMPLFQAARTAGVTYLDMAMSLSRPHPERPYEECGVKLGDAQFAQAAQWEESGALALVGMGVEPGLSDVFARHAADELFDRIDEIGIRDGADLTVDGLAFAPSFSIWTTIEECLNPPVIYEAERGWFTTAPFSEPEVFDFPEGIGPVECVNVEHEEVLLVPRWIDARRVTFKYGLGTEFIDTLKTLHLLGLDRTEPVTVPGPDGTVAVSPRDVVAACLPDPATLGERMRGKTCAGTLVRGLKDGKRREVYLYHVVDNQWSMAEYGCQAVVWQTAINPVIALELLASGNWTGKGVLGPEAFPARPFLDLLTEYGSPWGMREQ